The genomic segment CTGTTGATGGCGGGTGAGGCCAGTCCAACGGCCAGGCTGAAATCACGACAAATGCCTGTGCGAGCGGAAAATCGTCGGTAATCGTCAGATCAATGGTTGTCCGGAAACCGTCCGGTGTCATGGCAGCAAGACGTTCGGCCGCACCGCCTATCAACGCAATTGTCGGTTTTCCGGACGGAAGATTGACGACCCCCATCTCTCGCCAGGCAACGCCCATGCGAATCCCGCTTCCGAGCGCTTTCGAACAGGCTTCTTTGGCCGCGAAACGCTTAGCGTAAGACGCAGCGCGTTGCGCACGCTTGTCGGATTTGGTCCGTTCTATTTCGGTAAAAACCCGGTTTGTGAACCGCTCGCCGAAACGATCAAGTGTCTTCTCGATCCGCCGAATATCGATCAGGTCACTGCCAATTCCCAAGATCATGTGTTTGTTGATCCGTATTTCAGGTGCAATCACGCTTAATTGGGGACTGGGCCACCGGATCTCAAGCGCTGCCGTCTTCTTCCATGGTGCCGGACGGTGCCGTAAAGTCGCGCTTGTTCCTGTTTTCAAGCGTGACGCGCCTGCGCCGTTGATAGACTTCAACGCTTTTATACACAATCACGTAGGAGACGGTCCCGACCACGAGACCAAGGGGCACTGCACCGATGAACATGGGCTTGAGCATCGGCCAGAGCGAATCCAGCGATTTTTCAAAAAGGCCTTCCTGAAAACGCTGTTGTACCTGTTGTGGATCGGCTTTTGGCGCCCGGCCATGCAGGATCCATTGACCGATCTTGAAAGTAAACGCCCAAATGAATGGGAATGTGAGCGGGTTACCGATCGAAGTTCCAAGTGCGGCTGCGATCATGTTGCCGCGTACCAGGTAGGCAGCTGCAAAAGCGGTCAGAAAATGAAATCCGACCAAAGGCGTGCAGGATGCGAATGCGCCGGCTGCGAACCCGACGGCGATCGCATGGGGTGTCGCTGTGAGCCTCAGAACCCGTTTGCCGAAATACTTGGTCGACCTGGACCAGCTGTTCCGCGGCCAGACTGCAACGCGCAAGCGCTCGATGCGCGAAGGTCTATTTCTGCGTTGGAACAGCATAAAGTTTTTTCTAGTCCTATCAGCTCGTTCGTTTTCAGCTCAGTCCGCGGCTGCCCGGCTTAACCGCCGGAAGGGCCGCCAATTCCGGTGGCAGATTGTCGGGTTCATACGCCGGAACCTTGTAGTCTGCCAACGCAATGATGGGAACCGATGCATCCGCCTCGCCACCTGATCTGTCGATCAGGCAGGCCACACCGAGAACTTCAGCACCAAGAGCTTTCAACGAAGTTACCGTCTCTCGGCTTGATAGACCTGTGGTAACTATATCCTCAACAACGATGACCCGGGCGCCCTTTGGAAGGTCGAAGCGGCGCAAGCGGAATTCACCGTCTTCACGCTCGACCCACATCGCCGGAACGCCCAAGTGCCGCGCGGTCTCATATCCTGGAATAAGGCCACCAAGTGCGGGCGACACGATGTAGTCGATCTGTCCGAGACCGGTGTTTTTGATCTTGTCGGAAAGCGCTTTGCAAAGGGCTTCCGTCTTGTCCGGATACATGAAGACACGGGCTTTTTGCAGGAAAATGGGGCTGCGCAGTCCCGAAGTCAGGATAAAATGTCCTTCCAGGATGGCACCGGCTTCGCGAAAATGCGCCAGAACTTCATCGCGGGTCATAAATCGAGATCCTCTTGGCTCGGGATGCGCTCAGCCATTCACCCGGCTGACGCTTGATACGTTCGGCTTGGAACGTAACTGGTTGATGATCCGGTTCAGATGCTTCAGGTCCCACACTTCCAGGTCAATCATCATTTGGTGGAAGTCCGGTGCTCTCTGGAGCATCTTCACATTGTCGATATTCCCGCTGTTCTCACCGATGACCTGAGCAATCGCAGCCAAAGACCCTGGCTCGTTCGCGGCCGAGATATCAAGTCTTGCCGGGAAACGTTCCGGATTGTTGACATCGATATCCCAACGCACGTCGACCCAGCGTTCCGTCTGGTCATCGAATTCCTTGAGTGACGGCGATTGTATGGGATAGATGGTCAGTCCTTCCGAAGGGGTCAAGATACCAACGATCCTGTCACCGGGGACAGCGCCTCCATCCGGCGCGAAACTCACCGGAATGTCACCGGACAAACCCGTGATCGGAAGCGCGGGACCTTCCCCAAAATCTGTTTTGGCCTCGTCCGGTTTCCGTTCGCCTTGCAGATCGGCAGGGGGGATGCGGAACTTGAGGCCGTGGCCCTGTTTCAGACCGAACCAGCCTTCCTCCATGGGCGGGCCCGTGACCGCCACGCGCTCGTCCTGATAATCCGGATGCGCAGACTTCAATACCAACTGCGCGCTGAGATCACCCCGCCCGACAGCGGCCAGAAGATCGGCAACGCTTGACTGGTGGTGTTCGCTCAGCACAGCGTCCAGAAGGTCCTCTGAAAACGCCTTGTCGGCGCGTGCGAAGGCCCGTTTGAGAATGTGTTCCCCAAGCGCACCATACTGTTTGCGCACGGATTCACGTGTCGCCCGGCGGATTGCAGCGCGCGCCTTGCCGGTGACCGCGATGGCTTCCCAGGCAGGGGGAGGGGTCTGAGCCGGCGAGCGTATGATTTCGACTTCGTCGCCGTTATGGAGCTCGGTCACAAGCGGCATGATCTTGCCGTTGATCTTGCAGCCGACGCAGGTGTTGCCGATCCCGGTATGGACGGCATACGCGAAATCGATCGGCGTCGCACCGCGCGGGAGCGCAATAAGGCGCCCCTTCGGTGTGAAACAGAAAACCTGGTCGTGGAACAGCTCGAGCTTGGTGTTCTCCAGAAATTCCTCGGGCGTGTCGCCTTGCGCCAGCAACTCCGTGGTGCGCCTGAGCCATTCAAAGGCCCGGCAATCGTCAGTGTGGCGGGCAATATTTCGTCCGCCCAGTTCGCCATCTTTATATAGGGCGTGCGCGGCAATCCCGTATTCGGCGACCCGGTCCATGGATATCGTCCGGATCTGAAGCTCCACCCGTTGGCGGGACGGGCCGACGATTGTGGTGTGGATCGACTTGTAATCGTTCTGCTTGGGCGTCGAGATGTAGTCCTTGAACCGTCCAGGAACTGTCGGCCATGTCGTGTGGATCACGCCGAGAACCCTGTAACAGGCCTCCATGGTGCCGACCGTCACCCGAAAGCCGTAGATGTCCGAGAGTTGTTCAAAGCCGATCGCCTTGCGCTGCATCTTGCGAAAGATCGAATAGGGCCGTTTCTCGCGGCCCCTGACCTCCGCTGCCATGCCTCTTTCGCTGAGGCGCTCTGTAAGTGTGGTTTCGATGTCGGCAATCAGGTCGCGGTTCTTTTCCCGAAGATCCGCAAGACGGTCGGTAATCGTTTCGTAGGCTTCCGGATTGAGCGTGTGGAACGAGATGTCCTCAAGTTCTTCACGCATGTCGTGCATGCCCATGCGTCCGGCCAGCGGCGCGTAGATTTCCATCGTCTCTTCGGCGATGCGCCCGCGCTTGTGCTGCGGCATGTGCTGCAGGGTGCGCATGTTGTGCAACCGGTCGGCCAGCTTGACCAGGAGCACACGCACATCGTCGGCAATTGCAAGCAGCAGTTTGCGGAAGTTTTCAGCCTGCTTCGCCTTTTGCGAAACGAGGTCGAGCCGCTTGATTTTGGTCAGCCCCTCGACAAGCTTCCCGATCTCTTCTCCGAACAGCGAATCTATTTCCGAACGCGTTGCGTCGGTGTCTTCAATCGTGTCATGCAGGAGGGCGACGGCAATCGTCGCATCATCCAGCCGCAGATCGGTCAGGATCGCGGCAACTTCAAGGGGATGTGAAAAGTAGGGGTCGCCGGAAGCGCGCATCTGCGAGCCATGCTTTTGCATGGCATAAACGTAAGCCTTGTTAAGCAAGGCTTCATCGGCTTCCGGATTGTAACGCGTAACCCGTTCAACGAGTTCGTATTGACGCATCATGGTCGCAACCGACCCACGCAACCGGCTGAGACATCAGCGCGAAAAAGAAAATCCGCCTGAAACGCCGGTGCGGGAAAGCCGCGTATCAGGCGGGAACCTGGTGAATTTTCAGACGTCGTCGGTCCGTTCCGGCGGAACAAGGCCTTCAAGACCGCGCAGCAGGTCTTCTTCAGACATGCGATCGAATTCGACCGCGCTGTCGTCTACATTGTTGACCTGTGTCACCTGATGCTGGTTTGCAGAAGGCACAACCGGTACCGCTTCGGTTTCCGGCTCATCCACTTCGACAAACTTCTGCAGCGAGTGAATAAGGTCTTCTTTCATGTCTTCCGGGCTGACGGTCTGCTCGGCGATCTCGCGCAGGGCAACGACCGGATTTTTGTCGTTGTCGCGTTCGATTGTCAGCGGCGAACCGCTCGAGATCATGCGAGCGCGATGCGCAGCAAGCAGCACCAGCTCAAACCGGTTTTCGACCTTGTCGATGCAGTCCTCGACGGTCACGCGCGCCATTCGACGTCTCCATAGGCTAAAGGAACTTGAAAAAAGAGCGTATAGTGATCAGAATTCCAAAAAGCAACCCCCTGTTGGATTTGAGAGGAGCACGCCGCTTTAGGCTGAGTTTTTATCGATTTTTTTTCAGCGCCGCTCGCTTTTGCATTGCAGCTGTCCAATATTATAGTGTAGGGCACTATTTAGGACCTACAAGAATCAATAGGGTCGGTGGGAAAAAGAAAACAATAAGCTGAGTTAAGCGGCGACACGCGTTAGATGTATTCTCAGCGAAAATGCGTTGGCCGAGTGGTAGACATTTCGGATTTGGCTGCGGGACGCCAGATCAACAATGACTTTCCTTTGACGACGCATTAACTCGGAAAGGTTTCAAATAATATGTTTGACGCTCGAGAAAAAGTTGCTTTGTTCATTGACGGAGCCAACTTGTATTCGACGGCTAAAGCGATCGGATTTGATATCGATTACAAAAGGCTGTTGAAGGAGTTTCAGGGACAGGCATATCTATTGCGCGCGTACTATTACACGGCGTTGATCGAGGACCAGGAATATTCGTCCATCCGGCCGCTTATCGATTGGCTGGATTACAATGGCTATAAAGTGATCACGAAGCCGGTCAAGGAATTCGTAGACAGCGCCGGACGCCGCAAAGTCAAGGGAAACATGGACATCGAACTTGCCGTCGATGCGATGGAACTGGTGGAGTCCGTCGACCATGTCGTTCTGTTTTCCGGAGATGGCGACTTCAGATCGCTCGTCGAAGCCCTTCAGCGCAAGGGGCGTAAGGTGAGCGTTGTCTCCACGCTGAAAACCCAGCCACCCATGATCGCAGACGATCTGCGCCGTCAGGCAGATCACTTCATCGACCTGGCAAGCCTTGCCAACAAGATCGGCCGCGATCCGTCAGAACGGCCGGTCCGTCCGCAAATGTCGTCGCATGTC from the Roseibium sp. HPY-6 genome contains:
- a CDS encoding bifunctional (p)ppGpp synthetase/guanosine-3',5'-bis(diphosphate) 3'-pyrophosphohydrolase, with protein sequence MMRQYELVERVTRYNPEADEALLNKAYVYAMQKHGSQMRASGDPYFSHPLEVAAILTDLRLDDATIAVALLHDTIEDTDATRSEIDSLFGEEIGKLVEGLTKIKRLDLVSQKAKQAENFRKLLLAIADDVRVLLVKLADRLHNMRTLQHMPQHKRGRIAEETMEIYAPLAGRMGMHDMREELEDISFHTLNPEAYETITDRLADLREKNRDLIADIETTLTERLSERGMAAEVRGREKRPYSIFRKMQRKAIGFEQLSDIYGFRVTVGTMEACYRVLGVIHTTWPTVPGRFKDYISTPKQNDYKSIHTTIVGPSRQRVELQIRTISMDRVAEYGIAAHALYKDGELGGRNIARHTDDCRAFEWLRRTTELLAQGDTPEEFLENTKLELFHDQVFCFTPKGRLIALPRGATPIDFAYAVHTGIGNTCVGCKINGKIMPLVTELHNGDEVEIIRSPAQTPPPAWEAIAVTGKARAAIRRATRESVRKQYGALGEHILKRAFARADKAFSEDLLDAVLSEHHQSSVADLLAAVGRGDLSAQLVLKSAHPDYQDERVAVTGPPMEEGWFGLKQGHGLKFRIPPADLQGERKPDEAKTDFGEGPALPITGLSGDIPVSFAPDGGAVPGDRIVGILTPSEGLTIYPIQSPSLKEFDDQTERWVDVRWDIDVNNPERFPARLDISAANEPGSLAAIAQVIGENSGNIDNVKMLQRAPDFHQMMIDLEVWDLKHLNRIINQLRSKPNVSSVSRVNG
- a CDS encoding DUF2062 domain-containing protein, translating into MLFQRRNRPSRIERLRVAVWPRNSWSRSTKYFGKRVLRLTATPHAIAVGFAAGAFASCTPLVGFHFLTAFAAAYLVRGNMIAAALGTSIGNPLTFPFIWAFTFKIGQWILHGRAPKADPQQVQQRFQEGLFEKSLDSLWPMLKPMFIGAVPLGLVVGTVSYVIVYKSVEVYQRRRRVTLENRNKRDFTAPSGTMEEDGSA
- the acpS gene encoding holo-ACP synthase, which translates into the protein MILGIGSDLIDIRRIEKTLDRFGERFTNRVFTEIERTKSDKRAQRAASYAKRFAAKEACSKALGSGIRMGVAWREMGVVNLPSGKPTIALIGGAAERLAAMTPDGFRTTIDLTITDDFPLAQAFVVISAWPLDWPHPPSTGSS
- a CDS encoding NYN domain-containing protein, which encodes MFDAREKVALFIDGANLYSTAKAIGFDIDYKRLLKEFQGQAYLLRAYYYTALIEDQEYSSIRPLIDWLDYNGYKVITKPVKEFVDSAGRRKVKGNMDIELAVDAMELVESVDHVVLFSGDGDFRSLVEALQRKGRKVSVVSTLKTQPPMIADDLRRQADHFIDLASLANKIGRDPSERPVRPQMSSHVDDDDEDDDY
- the pyrE gene encoding orotate phosphoribosyltransferase, which encodes MTRDEVLAHFREAGAILEGHFILTSGLRSPIFLQKARVFMYPDKTEALCKALSDKIKNTGLGQIDYIVSPALGGLIPGYETARHLGVPAMWVEREDGEFRLRRFDLPKGARVIVVEDIVTTGLSSRETVTSLKALGAEVLGVACLIDRSGGEADASVPIIALADYKVPAYEPDNLPPELAALPAVKPGSRGLS
- the rpoZ gene encoding DNA-directed RNA polymerase subunit omega, which produces MARVTVEDCIDKVENRFELVLLAAHRARMISSGSPLTIERDNDKNPVVALREIAEQTVSPEDMKEDLIHSLQKFVEVDEPETEAVPVVPSANQHQVTQVNNVDDSAVEFDRMSEEDLLRGLEGLVPPERTDDV